Proteins found in one Deltaproteobacteria bacterium genomic segment:
- a CDS encoding cytochrome C, with the protein MRNWRLRIAGCGLRIGLCLIGAILLVSSRDGWALESDLVTKGRYVFALSGGCGCHTAEGGPTNAGGRPLQTPFGTFYGTNITPDPNHGIGKWTDKELIDSLRLGIRRDGSVMSPVMPYPAFSGMSDEDVVALVAYLRTLPAIARENQPHKLSIPFSNIGNRLWRWLFFTPMTAPAQAPTAGIERGRYISEHVAHCQECHTPRTLWGTLDRSRDLAGNPSGIDGEVTPNITPDPETGVGKWSDDEMVSLLKSGFLPNMDNVQGLMALVIEGVPEGGYKDMTDADAQAIEQYLKNIPPIVQKIETKNK; encoded by the coding sequence ATGAGAAATTGGAGATTGCGGATTGCGGGTTGCGGATTGCGGATTGGGCTGTGTCTTATCGGGGCTATTCTCTTGGTATCGAGTAGAGATGGTTGGGCGCTAGAGAGTGATCTTGTCACCAAAGGCCGTTATGTCTTTGCGCTTTCTGGTGGTTGTGGTTGTCATACGGCAGAGGGTGGACCAACCAATGCAGGTGGTCGACCCTTACAGACACCATTCGGTACATTCTATGGGACCAATATTACTCCTGATCCCAACCACGGCATAGGCAAGTGGACTGATAAAGAGCTGATCGATAGTCTGCGTTTAGGAATACGACGGGACGGATCAGTGATGAGTCCGGTGATGCCGTATCCAGCCTTTAGCGGCATGAGCGACGAAGATGTGGTCGCCTTAGTTGCCTATTTGCGTACGTTGCCTGCCATCGCACGAGAAAATCAGCCTCACAAGCTGTCTATTCCCTTCAGTAATATCGGTAATCGTCTCTGGCGGTGGTTGTTTTTCACTCCGATGACAGCTCCAGCACAGGCACCGACAGCGGGAATTGAGCGAGGACGTTACATTAGTGAGCATGTTGCACATTGTCAGGAATGTCATACTCCTCGTACGCTGTGGGGAACGCTTGATCGTTCTCGTGATCTGGCTGGGAACCCCAGCGGCATTGATGGTGAAGTGACGCCGAACATTACTCCTGATCCCGAGACTGGCGTGGGCAAGTGGAGCGATGACGAGATGGTCTCGTTACTCAAGAGCGGGTTTCTGCCCAATATGGACAACGTGCAAGGATTGATGGCCTTGGTAATTGAGGGAGTACCCGAAGGCGGTTACAAAGATATGACCGATGCGGATGCGCAAGCTATAGAGCAATATCTCAAAAATATTCCGCCGATCGTGCAGAAAATCGAGACAAAAAATAAATAA
- a CDS encoding cytochrome c: MKRSVLTVGIIVVAGWLGVSVAHENHAKHLPDGKDVIAFRTYLMESIGDNAKELNDKIKAGKVKEAKVNAQSIALHSTRIAELFPKGSTSETSRAKDEIWQKWDEFVKASDEFRVNVDALGAATADNNVEEAKTQLKKVFADCKSCHTTFRKPDKDEQKN; this comes from the coding sequence ATGAAACGTAGTGTGTTGACGGTGGGAATAATCGTGGTGGCAGGGTGGTTAGGAGTAAGTGTCGCTCATGAGAATCATGCGAAGCACTTGCCTGATGGAAAGGACGTCATCGCTTTTCGCACCTACCTGATGGAAAGTATTGGTGATAACGCCAAGGAGCTGAACGACAAGATTAAAGCGGGAAAAGTGAAAGAAGCAAAAGTGAACGCTCAGTCGATCGCACTCCACTCGACTCGTATCGCCGAGCTTTTTCCTAAAGGAAGTACCTCAGAGACTTCTCGCGCAAAAGACGAGATCTGGCAGAAGTGGGATGAGTTTGTCAAAGCTTCGGATGAGTTTCGTGTCAATGTCGATGCTCTTGGTGCTGCTACTGCTGACAACAACGTAGAAGAGGCCAAGACGCAACTCAAGAAAGTCTTTGCTGACTGTAAGAGCTGCCACACTACCTTTCGTAAGCCAGATAAAGATGAACAAAAAAACTGA
- a CDS encoding VWA domain-containing protein, with protein sequence MEVPSVSGLTGFHALCSRDAVLSSAENFILYLLLETKAQGATAKGRLPLNLGIVLDRSGSMYDEKRLDYVSEAIKYLVDQLGPNDRATVVAFADKAAVVATADDLQRDKSRVKRAIDDIDQLEIGGGTQMALGMEAAIAEIEKNYSPNRLNRLLLLTDGQTYEERKCFDLARKHRDRISCSTLGVGIEFNEKLLMEIAEASGANYHFIAEPATIPGIFSRELEGLRNVALTNARIEVRLSAGVQVKEVFRASPQIYPIKEATPDAERLLKIPLGDVESSTPSSALLVLVLPPRKPGRVRIAHAQLCYDTPDARDQRDDAEAVVMYTLERDAVGKANGYVMNLVDQVSIAKIQMQAEAAVASGNVDKATRLLGNAIAGTQRLGNTKATQALVSLQNEMKKTQSLSTRAAKTQLLTAQATLRKTQMLDPESVKDALRE encoded by the coding sequence ATGGAGGTGCCTTCCGTGTCAGGTCTCACCGGTTTTCATGCGTTATGCAGTCGAGATGCGGTCCTGAGCAGTGCTGAAAATTTCATCCTCTATCTCCTGCTCGAAACTAAAGCCCAAGGGGCCACCGCAAAAGGGCGCCTACCGCTCAATCTTGGTATTGTCCTCGACCGTAGCGGGTCGATGTATGACGAGAAGCGGCTCGACTACGTCAGTGAAGCGATCAAATATCTCGTTGATCAACTCGGTCCCAATGATCGCGCAACTGTTGTTGCCTTTGCTGATAAGGCTGCAGTCGTCGCTACGGCAGACGATCTGCAACGTGATAAGAGTCGAGTGAAAAGAGCTATCGATGACATTGACCAGTTAGAGATTGGTGGCGGCACCCAGATGGCGTTGGGAATGGAAGCTGCCATTGCGGAGATCGAAAAAAACTATTCGCCTAATCGACTCAATCGCCTCCTACTTTTGACCGATGGGCAAACCTACGAAGAGCGAAAGTGCTTCGATCTTGCTCGTAAGCATCGTGATCGCATTTCCTGTAGTACGCTAGGTGTGGGCATTGAGTTTAATGAAAAACTGCTCATGGAAATAGCCGAAGCGAGTGGGGCGAACTATCATTTCATTGCTGAACCGGCGACCATTCCGGGAATCTTTTCGCGTGAACTCGAAGGTCTCCGGAATGTGGCGCTGACAAACGCACGCATTGAAGTACGGCTTAGTGCTGGCGTGCAAGTCAAGGAAGTCTTTCGCGCCAGTCCACAGATTTACCCCATCAAAGAGGCGACTCCAGATGCTGAACGATTGCTCAAGATTCCCCTTGGTGATGTCGAATCGAGCACGCCAAGTTCTGCACTATTAGTGCTAGTGCTTCCGCCTCGTAAACCTGGACGTGTTCGCATTGCCCATGCGCAACTCTGCTACGACACGCCAGACGCACGAGACCAACGTGATGATGCGGAAGCTGTCGTTATGTACACGCTTGAACGTGATGCTGTCGGTAAAGCGAATGGCTACGTGATGAACCTTGTCGATCAAGTCAGCATTGCGAAAATCCAGATGCAAGCCGAGGCTGCAGTGGCATCGGGGAATGTTGATAAAGCAACCCGTTTGTTGGGAAACGCGATTGCTGGAACGCAGCGGTTAGGTAACACCAAGGCGACACAGGCATTAGTCTCGCTCCAGAATGAAATGAAGAAGACTCAGAGCCTTTCGACTCGGGCTGCGAAGACACAATTACTGACGGCACAAGCGACGCTACGAAAAACTCAGATGCTCGATCCAGAAAGCGTCAAAGACGCACTCCGGGAGTAA
- a CDS encoding FHA domain-containing protein — protein MIRCSECGHENMDGLEYCDACGAKLPVGTPAEPAAVAVPAVAPVVAPEPPSAEASAPAEPAAVATAAVTPATPAPAPTPSTGTIQQAQLTILRGGTVGKVFPLQAGDNLVGRWDPDSGSFPEVDMEHDDPEARISRKHALIRMNDAITIEDIGSLNGTFVNRGKRLEPGSPAELKDGDEVIVGKTFFKLSIG, from the coding sequence ATGATCCGTTGTTCTGAGTGTGGCCACGAGAACATGGATGGGCTCGAATACTGTGATGCTTGTGGAGCGAAGCTCCCGGTTGGCACCCCAGCTGAACCTGCTGCCGTGGCAGTTCCTGCAGTCGCTCCCGTTGTAGCCCCAGAGCCACCCTCTGCCGAAGCCAGTGCTCCTGCTGAACCTGCTGCCGTCGCTACCGCTGCTGTTACTCCTGCTACTCCAGCCCCAGCGCCTACACCTTCCACGGGAACCATACAACAGGCGCAATTAACTATTTTGCGCGGTGGTACGGTTGGGAAAGTTTTTCCTTTGCAAGCGGGCGACAACCTGGTTGGTCGCTGGGACCCCGATTCTGGTTCTTTTCCTGAAGTTGATATGGAACACGATGATCCTGAAGCACGGATCTCGCGCAAACATGCTCTCATTCGCATGAACGATGCCATTACCATCGAGGATATTGGGAGTCTCAACGGCACGTTCGTTAACCGTGGCAAGCGACTGGAACCAGGATCACCGGCAGAGTTAAAGGATGGTGATGAAGTGATCGTTGGTAAGACGTTCTTCAAACTGTCCATAGGATAG
- a CDS encoding Stp1/IreP family PP2C-type Ser/Thr phosphatase yields MSAVPQPASLPLSSTDISCPECGQENPAEEAYCTACGAALQSEPLPPPLTPLSPGTLLADTYTIETVEPLGRENRYLAVDATSPGGSVLLRERAGEEAEPFQTLIARTAELKHPAFLIPDRVMSQDDRVYLVCPRVPGIKLSERIDCTSEREAVSWGVQLCQALGVLHRRELLCVDLPPEGVLLDKEGRVRITQLNASVAKGEVLDPPRVTDGYSAPEAYKPGLFAATADVFAVGALLYTLLVGKRLPIEGWLVQYEPPVFYPEKVLSPNLERVLRTALALDPKERYESLDALKAALLTCNQKSLVRSAWLTDVGQIREHNEDAVLVKEDGQGTVAGNAFTGLYIVSDGMGGAEAGEVASALAIETVARHIERARVETPPQDEAAWEQCLREAVEAANATILTYAKDHPSAAGLGATIVVVLLQNQRATLAWVGDSRIYLWEQGQLQQLSRDHSLVARLVEIGQLTADEARTHEHRNVLIRSLGSKEQITVDTISRPLRRGARLLLCSDGLTSHVEDGAIADILSRHREPVAATSELIVAANAGGGSDNISAVVVFHE; encoded by the coding sequence ATGAGCGCAGTCCCACAACCGGCCTCCCTGCCGCTTTCATCGACAGATATTTCCTGCCCTGAGTGCGGGCAAGAAAATCCTGCAGAGGAGGCCTATTGCACTGCGTGCGGTGCCGCGTTGCAAAGTGAGCCGTTGCCACCGCCGTTAACTCCCCTTAGTCCAGGAACGTTACTCGCGGACACGTATACGATTGAGACAGTTGAACCTCTGGGACGCGAGAATCGTTACCTCGCTGTTGATGCAACCTCGCCGGGGGGCTCAGTCCTGCTGCGTGAACGTGCCGGTGAGGAGGCTGAGCCGTTCCAAACGCTTATTGCCCGTACTGCCGAACTGAAGCATCCAGCGTTCTTGATTCCTGACCGCGTGATGAGTCAAGACGATCGCGTGTATCTTGTCTGCCCTCGAGTCCCTGGCATCAAGTTGTCCGAACGGATCGATTGCACGAGCGAGCGCGAAGCGGTGAGTTGGGGAGTACAATTGTGCCAGGCCTTGGGCGTGTTGCATCGGCGAGAGTTGCTCTGCGTAGACTTACCGCCCGAGGGTGTGTTGCTTGACAAAGAAGGGCGGGTGCGAATCACGCAGCTCAATGCCTCGGTGGCGAAGGGGGAGGTTCTTGATCCGCCACGTGTCACTGATGGTTATTCCGCTCCCGAAGCCTATAAGCCAGGGTTGTTTGCTGCGACAGCCGATGTTTTCGCCGTAGGCGCACTCTTATATACGTTGCTCGTGGGAAAGCGGCTGCCTATCGAGGGCTGGCTTGTGCAGTATGAACCGCCGGTGTTCTATCCAGAAAAGGTCCTCTCGCCTAATCTTGAACGCGTGTTGCGTACAGCGTTAGCCCTGGACCCCAAAGAGCGATATGAGAGTCTCGATGCCCTCAAGGCAGCACTATTGACCTGCAACCAGAAGAGCCTGGTGCGTTCGGCGTGGTTGACAGACGTGGGTCAGATCCGGGAGCACAACGAAGATGCGGTGCTGGTCAAGGAAGACGGGCAAGGGACTGTTGCTGGCAACGCTTTCACTGGTCTGTATATCGTTTCTGATGGTATGGGCGGTGCAGAAGCCGGAGAAGTCGCCAGCGCGTTAGCGATCGAGACTGTTGCTCGACACATCGAACGTGCGCGCGTCGAGACGCCACCCCAAGACGAAGCCGCGTGGGAACAGTGTCTGCGTGAAGCTGTTGAAGCAGCCAATGCGACCATTCTGACATACGCAAAAGACCACCCGAGTGCGGCAGGGCTTGGGGCAACAATCGTCGTTGTGTTACTGCAGAACCAGCGCGCAACATTGGCATGGGTGGGAGACAGTCGGATTTACCTCTGGGAACAGGGACAGCTTCAACAGCTCTCGCGTGATCACTCGTTGGTGGCGCGCTTGGTGGAGATCGGCCAACTCACGGCTGACGAAGCACGCACTCATGAGCATCGCAATGTCTTGATTCGCTCGTTAGGGAGCAAAGAGCAAATTACTGTCGATACCATCAGCCGGCCACTGCGCCGGGGAGCACGATTGTTGCTCTGTAGTGATGGTTTAACCTCTCACGTAGAAGATGGGGCAATTGCCGATATTCTGAGCCGTCATCGAGAACCCGTTGCTGCGACGTCGGAGCTGATCGTTGCTGCGAATGCTGGGGGAGGAAGCGACAACATTTCGGCTGTGGTAGTATTTCACGAGTAG
- a CDS encoding FHA domain-containing protein, with protein MELSRERLILFAGAGLLGGIAGWAIADPLAGVGNVYQRAVVIGAVVGIFVGIFLGAIEGLSAGHKNQIQQGVMLGGGAGLIGGGLGLLMGELAFGALGGMGGRMLGWSIFGIAVGLGVGWVGRSFARLRNGAIGGLLGGAIGGAIYHVVTAMLPQTAGRGIALALLGAMIGLGIGLVGEILKRAWLMVVRSQSRNAREGKEYLLNKSKTRIGRAEESDVGLFGDQSVANFHAVVERQKGKFLLARGEGAVRVNQQPVTQPVQLKNGDRVEVGGTLFLFRERTGA; from the coding sequence ATGGAACTTTCACGTGAACGATTGATTCTCTTTGCTGGAGCTGGACTGCTCGGCGGTATTGCTGGGTGGGCTATCGCTGACCCACTGGCTGGTGTTGGTAATGTCTATCAGCGTGCGGTGGTGATTGGTGCAGTGGTGGGAATCTTTGTTGGAATCTTCCTTGGGGCGATCGAAGGCCTGAGTGCTGGACACAAAAACCAGATTCAACAGGGTGTCATGCTAGGTGGTGGAGCTGGGCTCATCGGTGGTGGCCTGGGGCTGTTAATGGGAGAGCTGGCGTTTGGCGCACTCGGTGGCATGGGTGGTCGAATGCTCGGGTGGAGTATCTTTGGCATTGCCGTAGGATTGGGCGTTGGTTGGGTTGGTCGTTCGTTTGCACGTCTTCGTAATGGCGCGATTGGTGGGTTACTCGGTGGTGCGATCGGCGGGGCAATCTATCACGTAGTGACAGCTATGTTGCCACAGACAGCTGGTCGTGGAATTGCGCTGGCACTACTCGGAGCTATGATTGGACTTGGCATTGGGCTTGTCGGTGAAATCCTCAAACGCGCGTGGCTGATGGTGGTTCGCTCCCAGAGTCGTAATGCCCGAGAGGGGAAAGAGTATCTGCTTAATAAATCGAAGACCCGTATTGGGAGAGCGGAAGAAAGCGACGTTGGTTTATTTGGTGATCAGAGTGTAGCCAATTTCCATGCAGTGGTTGAACGACAGAAAGGGAAATTCCTTCTTGCTCGTGGAGAAGGTGCCGTGCGTGTTAATCAACAGCCAGTGACGCAGCCTGTGCAACTGAAGAACGGTGATCGTGTAGAGGTCGGCGGCACGCTGTTTCTGTTTCGCGAACGTACTGGTGCATAG
- a CDS encoding twin-arginine translocation signal domain-containing protein yields MAKFSRRGFVRDTTMVSAAFAPVTPNRSTAIKKPIVRIGIRSRGPSLLSEE; encoded by the coding sequence TTGGCAAAGTTCTCTAGGCGTGGATTCGTCAGGGATACGACTATGGTGTCGGCGGCTTTCGCACCAGTGACTCCGAATAGAAGCACCGCTATAAAAAAACCAATCGTGAGGATAGGAATCAGGAGTCGGGGACCGTCTTTGCTCAGTGAAGAGTGA
- a CDS encoding FHA domain-containing protein: protein MKEDGQKVEVVDFRGEEQGRAVDIVVVFDVTESMQPFIDGLKEATNDLADRLGKANRDYRLGLVTFEDYVTRQDPVFTRSATEFKSWVGSLQAAGGGDIPENSLDALEAASKFPFRPDAQAVIILITDAPNHFRGDGSEKNNPYNREFTPLTVDELLPDLKKANINVVSISPPPFAAPDLHSIAKETGGQHYNIVSEGRRFPELIGEIGRSLASQYFLSYVSPRPVEDGTKRNVSLTVTYKEAAGEDRTAYEVRGVGGARVVTPAVPSGRPGEVPTKVRSVVDYSWWNFLVPLLAGVGLLALARVRLSALPAEVMARFGGSTSIPAATSSSAPSPAAVVEKPAPYARLMRQSPFDEVPREIAFSRDEFVIGRGEECDVIVPHSSISREHVRIKKLKPGYVIFDLKSKNGTTVNGRPIVENLLKDGMAVKIGDIEFIFRAANV, encoded by the coding sequence GTGAAGGAAGATGGGCAGAAAGTCGAAGTCGTCGATTTTCGCGGAGAAGAACAGGGGAGAGCCGTTGATATTGTCGTAGTTTTCGATGTCACCGAGAGTATGCAACCGTTCATTGACGGGTTGAAAGAGGCCACCAACGACCTTGCGGATCGGTTAGGAAAAGCGAATCGAGACTATCGCTTAGGGCTCGTTACATTTGAAGATTACGTGACTCGACAAGATCCCGTCTTCACTCGGAGTGCGACGGAATTCAAAAGCTGGGTTGGTTCGCTACAGGCTGCTGGTGGTGGGGATATTCCCGAGAATTCGCTTGATGCACTGGAGGCCGCTAGTAAGTTTCCCTTTCGGCCTGACGCGCAAGCAGTGATTATTCTTATTACTGACGCACCAAATCATTTCCGCGGTGACGGGTCAGAAAAGAACAATCCATATAACCGTGAATTTACACCTCTGACGGTCGACGAATTACTTCCTGACTTGAAGAAAGCCAACATTAACGTTGTGTCTATCTCGCCTCCCCCGTTTGCTGCGCCTGATCTGCATAGCATTGCGAAAGAGACCGGGGGGCAGCATTACAATATCGTCAGCGAAGGTCGGCGATTTCCTGAATTGATCGGCGAAATCGGGCGGTCATTGGCATCGCAATATTTCCTTTCCTATGTCAGCCCACGACCAGTTGAGGATGGCACCAAACGTAACGTTTCCCTCACCGTGACATACAAGGAAGCGGCTGGTGAGGACCGCACTGCGTATGAAGTGCGCGGTGTGGGCGGCGCACGAGTTGTGACTCCGGCAGTTCCATCTGGACGTCCAGGAGAGGTACCAACAAAGGTCCGCAGTGTGGTTGATTATAGCTGGTGGAATTTTCTCGTTCCGCTGCTTGCTGGAGTCGGGTTATTGGCGTTAGCGCGGGTGCGTTTGAGTGCGCTTCCTGCAGAGGTGATGGCGCGATTTGGTGGAAGTACATCTATCCCTGCGGCTACAAGTAGTAGTGCGCCGAGTCCAGCCGCCGTGGTTGAGAAACCCGCTCCCTATGCCCGCCTCATGCGGCAAAGCCCATTCGACGAAGTGCCGCGCGAAATTGCTTTTTCCCGTGATGAGTTCGTCATTGGTCGAGGCGAAGAATGTGATGTCATTGTCCCGCACTCGTCAATTTCCCGTGAACACGTTCGCATCAAGAAGCTCAAGCCTGGCTATGTGATCTTCGACCTCAAGAGCAAAAACGGCACGACTGTCAACGGGCGCCCGATCGTTGAGAACCTCCTCAAGGACGGAATGGCCGTCAAGATTGGCGATATCGAATTCATCTTCCGTGCGGCGAATGTCTAA
- a CDS encoding CoA transferase: MNHRRNHMARLPLEGIRVADFTWVWAGPFCTLQLAHLGAEVIRVETSTRPCITRLIPPWPNGQSTGVNSSGYFNQYNQGKRSLSLNLKKSEALELAKQLVAKSDIVTENFAGGVMDRMGLGYETLKQINPKIIMISLSGYGTTGPEKEYISYGPAQVPMSGLASLTGYKGWRPMHVGISYGDPNGGLHGAFAVMCALMYRARTGKGQYIDLSQWETSTAMVAEGLLDYSMNGGQEERDGNHDLHMSPHAVYRSAGKDRWVSLAVRNEAEWQKFCTAIGQPALANGPRFSSLQARKQHEEELDAIITTWTEQRSPEDATTQLQAAGIPSAPVMSNKDLSTDPHLNSRPIFTYPDHPEVGKKQHVGIPWQLSQTSLSVRKPAPLLGEDTEYVLRDILGYSTEQVAAFKAQDVLT; this comes from the coding sequence ATGAATCATAGGAGAAACCACATGGCCCGTCTTCCATTAGAGGGTATTCGCGTCGCCGACTTCACCTGGGTATGGGCTGGGCCGTTTTGCACGCTCCAGCTTGCTCATCTTGGCGCTGAAGTGATTCGCGTGGAAACGTCAACGCGCCCATGCATCACTCGGCTGATCCCACCGTGGCCCAATGGCCAATCAACCGGCGTGAATAGCAGCGGCTACTTTAATCAGTACAACCAAGGCAAGCGGTCACTGTCGCTCAACCTGAAGAAATCAGAAGCGCTCGAACTTGCTAAACAGTTAGTCGCCAAAAGTGATATCGTCACGGAAAACTTTGCCGGTGGCGTAATGGACCGTATGGGATTGGGCTATGAGACGCTGAAGCAAATTAATCCCAAGATCATCATGATCTCGCTCTCTGGCTATGGCACCACTGGACCAGAAAAAGAGTACATCTCATACGGGCCAGCTCAGGTTCCAATGAGTGGCTTAGCCTCACTTACTGGCTATAAAGGCTGGCGCCCCATGCACGTCGGTATCTCCTATGGCGATCCCAATGGTGGATTGCACGGTGCGTTCGCAGTCATGTGCGCACTGATGTACCGCGCTCGTACTGGCAAAGGGCAGTATATCGATCTATCACAATGGGAGACCTCAACCGCAATGGTTGCCGAAGGGCTGCTCGATTACAGCATGAACGGCGGCCAAGAAGAGCGTGATGGTAACCATGATCTCCACATGTCGCCACACGCAGTGTATCGCAGCGCTGGGAAAGATCGCTGGGTCAGTCTTGCGGTTCGCAACGAAGCCGAATGGCAAAAATTCTGTACCGCGATTGGTCAACCCGCATTAGCAAATGGTCCACGCTTTTCTTCACTGCAAGCGCGCAAACAGCATGAAGAAGAACTTGACGCCATTATCACCACATGGACCGAGCAACGCTCGCCCGAAGACGCAACCACACAGCTACAAGCGGCAGGTATTCCCTCAGCACCAGTCATGAGCAACAAGGATCTCTCAACCGATCCGCACCTCAACAGCCGACCAATCTTCACCTATCCCGACCATCCTGAGGTCGGCAAGAAACAACACGTTGGCATTCCCTGGCAACTGTCACAGACATCACTGTCAGTGCGTAAACCCGCGCCTTTGCTTGGGGAAGATACAGAGTATGTATTACGCGATATTCTGGGTTACAGTACAGAACAAGTTGCAGCATTCAAAGCGCAGGATGTGTTGACTTAA
- a CDS encoding CoA transferase yields the protein MTRTVDASVEDVMAERALEGVRIIECGYLVSAAYAAKLMADMGAEVIKIEEPSGDLARQRGPYPGHIPHPEKSGLFLYLNTNKQGVTLDLKQSQGQDIFHRLLKDADLLIHNYHPTEMADVGLDYARIEKVKPSLVMTTIAPFGLSGPHRDYQATDLTTWSAGGITHLNGGGPGTDEMPPLRTFGQQAGYQGGVNAAIASLGALFSRLSTGEGQHVEVSIQESLLAILELTFEFWPYMNLPSSRLGQKPIQPLEFLECKDGWIFLCCVEEHQWKNFVSVMDNPEWAGEEIFADRFSRAANWDVLGPMLQDWIKDQSVMDLYHKCQSRRVPIAPVSTMGDLFNNEHLKSRGFFATIDHPTTGPLQYPGALYKFSESPWEIRRPAPLLGQHNDEVYGKLGLSQAEIGQLKQQRII from the coding sequence ATGACACGCACGGTAGACGCATCTGTGGAGGACGTCATGGCAGAGCGTGCCCTTGAGGGTGTTCGCATTATTGAATGTGGCTACCTGGTTTCTGCAGCCTACGCGGCAAAATTGATGGCTGATATGGGCGCTGAAGTGATCAAGATCGAAGAACCATCAGGCGACCTTGCGCGGCAACGCGGCCCCTACCCTGGCCACATCCCACATCCAGAAAAGAGCGGGTTGTTTCTCTATCTAAATACCAACAAACAAGGGGTGACCTTAGATCTCAAACAGAGCCAGGGGCAAGATATTTTCCACCGTCTGCTGAAAGATGCAGACTTGCTTATTCATAACTATCACCCAACAGAAATGGCTGACGTAGGACTCGATTACGCACGGATCGAGAAAGTGAAGCCGTCTCTGGTCATGACAACCATTGCACCGTTTGGCCTCAGTGGCCCACATCGTGATTATCAGGCAACCGACCTCACAACCTGGAGTGCAGGCGGCATCACGCATCTCAACGGTGGAGGCCCTGGCACCGACGAAATGCCACCGCTCCGCACCTTTGGCCAACAGGCAGGTTATCAAGGCGGTGTTAATGCTGCCATTGCCTCGTTAGGTGCGTTGTTCTCTCGCCTCAGTACCGGGGAAGGTCAGCATGTCGAGGTCTCGATTCAAGAAAGCTTACTGGCAATTCTTGAATTAACCTTTGAGTTTTGGCCCTACATGAACCTGCCCTCTTCTCGCCTCGGACAAAAACCGATTCAGCCGCTCGAATTTCTCGAATGCAAAGATGGCTGGATCTTTTTGTGTTGTGTTGAGGAACATCAGTGGAAGAACTTCGTCAGCGTCATGGACAATCCTGAATGGGCGGGCGAAGAAATCTTCGCTGATCGTTTCAGTCGTGCAGCAAACTGGGATGTGCTCGGTCCGATGCTGCAGGATTGGATCAAAGATCAATCAGTGATGGACCTCTACCACAAATGTCAGTCGCGCCGTGTCCCTATTGCTCCCGTATCGACTATGGGGGATCTCTTTAACAATGAACATCTGAAATCACGCGGCTTTTTCGCGACGATCGATCATCCAACTACTGGCCCACTGCAATATCCCGGAGCGTTGTACAAATTCTCAGAAAGCCCGTGGGAGATTCGTCGCCCAGCACCGTTGCTCGGGCAACATAATGACGAAGTCTACGGCAAGCTGGGATTGTCACAAGCTGAGATTGGGCAGTTGAAACAACAAAGAATCATCTAA